From Bacillus sp. FSL K6-3431, the proteins below share one genomic window:
- a CDS encoding DUF47 domain-containing protein — MVFKNNKKDKFAKLLEDNAANLKESMNFFVEYKLSNKEDTKLFAAKMKEYESKGDTYVHEIIMELNNSFITPIEREDILALSMIMDDVLDGMEQTAALFEMYSIFQSDEYMLRFVDAIAKCVDEIDISIGLIFSKKLPDIRPHAIRIKELESMCDDNLRESIKNLFATETDPIRLIKYKELYESLEEVADSCQGVANTLESIVMKNA; from the coding sequence TTGGTCTTTAAGAATAACAAAAAAGATAAATTTGCTAAGTTGCTTGAGGATAATGCAGCAAACTTAAAAGAAAGTATGAATTTCTTTGTAGAGTACAAATTATCAAACAAAGAGGATACAAAGTTATTTGCGGCAAAGATGAAGGAGTATGAATCAAAAGGGGATACATATGTCCATGAAATTATCATGGAATTGAACAACTCATTCATTACACCGATCGAAAGAGAAGATATTCTAGCGCTTTCAATGATTATGGATGATGTCCTTGATGGCATGGAACAAACTGCAGCACTTTTTGAAATGTATTCTATTTTTCAGTCAGATGAATATATGCTTCGATTTGTAGATGCTATTGCTAAATGCGTAGATGAAATTGACATTTCTATCGGCTTAATTTTCAGCAAAAAACTTCCGGATATCCGCCCACATGCGATTAGAATTAAAGAGCTAGAGTCCATGTGTGATGATAATTTACGCGAGTCTATTAAAAACCTGTTTGCAACGGAGACGGATCCAATCCGACTTATTAAATACAAAGAACTTTACGAAAGTCTAGAAGAAGTAGCAGATAGCTGCCAAGGAGTGGCCAACACACTTGAGAGCATTGTAATGAAAAATGCTTAA
- a CDS encoding anion permease, with product MGIDTVFIITILIVIAALAFDFINGFHDTANAIATSVSTKALRPRPAIIMAAVMNFLGALTFTGVAQTITKDIVDPFTLTNGSAVILAALISAIAWNLITWYYGIPSSSSHALIGSIAGAAIAAAGFSALNYKGFLKILEALLISPLIAFTFGFIIYFIFKISLKNLNLAKTNKRFRYIQIATAALQSYTHGTNDAQKAMGIITMALIANNYHTTTDIPFWVQFSCALAMGLGTSIGGWKIIKTVGGKIMKIRPVNGVAADLSSAIIIFGATLIHLPVSTTHVISSSILGVGSSHRVKGVKWDTAQRMLITWVITLPITATLAAGCYYILNLIM from the coding sequence ATGGGAATTGATACAGTTTTTATTATTACAATCTTAATCGTCATTGCCGCCTTGGCATTCGATTTTATTAATGGCTTTCACGATACAGCCAATGCTATTGCAACTTCTGTATCCACTAAAGCTTTAAGACCACGTCCTGCCATCATAATGGCAGCTGTTATGAACTTTCTTGGTGCATTGACATTTACCGGAGTGGCACAAACAATAACAAAAGATATTGTTGATCCGTTTACTTTAACAAATGGTTCGGCTGTTATTTTGGCAGCATTAATTTCAGCCATCGCATGGAATTTAATCACTTGGTATTATGGCATTCCAAGCAGTTCCTCGCATGCTCTTATTGGGTCTATTGCTGGAGCAGCGATCGCAGCAGCAGGGTTTTCCGCACTTAATTACAAAGGTTTTTTGAAAATTCTTGAAGCTTTACTCATATCACCATTAATTGCATTCACTTTTGGCTTTATCATTTACTTTATTTTTAAGATATCGTTGAAAAATTTGAATTTAGCCAAAACGAATAAACGCTTTCGATATATACAAATTGCTACAGCAGCATTACAATCTTATACACATGGAACAAATGATGCGCAAAAAGCGATGGGGATCATTACGATGGCATTGATCGCGAATAATTACCATACCACAACAGATATCCCATTTTGGGTTCAGTTTTCTTGTGCTTTGGCAATGGGATTAGGTACATCTATAGGGGGTTGGAAAATAATTAAAACGGTAGGCGGAAAAATCATGAAAATCCGTCCGGTCAATGGAGTTGCAGCTGATTTAAGCTCTGCTATCATTATTTTTGGTGCAACGCTTATTCACTTACCTGTAAGCACGACACATGTAATTTCTTCATCTATACTTGGTGTAGGGTCATCTCACCGCGTTAAAGGCGTTAAATGGGACACAGCTCAAAGAATGCTGATTACATGGGTGATTACACTCCCTATTACAGCTACCCTTGCAGCAGGTTGTTATTATATATTGAATTTAATTATGTAA
- a CDS encoding thiol-disulfide oxidoreductase DCC family protein, giving the protein MKPVILFDGVCNFCDSSVQFIIKRDPNSYFHFTSLQSPIGQSLLKEYNVPANIDSMVLIENDKLFYRTSASLRICGRLTGLWKLLYIFLLIPPPIRNIFYHIIAKNRYKWFGKKDSCTLPSPDIKKRFLS; this is encoded by the coding sequence ATGAAACCAGTCATATTGTTCGATGGTGTTTGTAACTTTTGTGATTCTAGTGTGCAATTTATTATAAAGCGTGACCCTAACAGTTATTTTCATTTCACTTCTCTACAAAGTCCAATCGGGCAATCCTTATTAAAGGAATATAATGTGCCAGCTAATATCGATAGCATGGTTCTCATAGAAAACGACAAGCTATTTTATAGAACATCTGCTTCATTGCGTATTTGTGGCCGTTTGACCGGCCTATGGAAGCTATTATATATTTTCCTTCTCATTCCTCCACCAATTAGAAATATTTTCTATCATATTATTGCAAAAAATCGTTATAAATGGTTTGGAAAAAAAGATAGCTGTACGCTTCCGTCTCCGGATATCAAGAAACGTTTCTTATCATAA
- a CDS encoding NCS2 family permease produces the protein MFKLKENNTTVKTEIIAGITTFLTMVYIVVVNPIILKDAGVPFDQVFTATIIATVIGTLWMALAANYPIAIAPGMGLNAYFAYSVVGTHDISYQVAFSAVFVAGIIFVLLSLTPFRKMLIEAIPDNLKHGITAGIGLFIAFIGMRLTGLIVAHPSNLVALGDLHSPGVLLALLGLAVTLILMALKVHGALFLGMIVTGVVALLTGHLSFDQGFVELPSLPEGIIIANPITAFAEVWDHALFAVVFSFLLVTIFDTTGTMIGVAHQAGLMKGNSMPRVRQALLADSVAATAGAMFGTSPTSAYIESSSGVAAGGRTGLTTVTVSVLFIIAAFFGPLVSAVSGLSAITAPALIIVGSLMMGSIAQIKWDEIEEAFPAFLIILSMPLTSSIATGIALGFISYPLLKVVTGKWRSVHPIVYVFAVLFFYQLAFLPH, from the coding sequence ATGTTTAAATTAAAAGAAAATAACACGACTGTTAAAACGGAAATTATTGCCGGGATTACAACGTTTTTAACAATGGTATATATCGTTGTCGTAAACCCGATCATTTTGAAGGATGCCGGGGTACCGTTTGACCAGGTATTTACCGCTACAATTATTGCCACCGTCATTGGTACACTATGGATGGCACTTGCAGCGAATTATCCCATTGCTATCGCTCCTGGTATGGGATTAAATGCCTACTTCGCCTACTCTGTTGTTGGTACACATGATATCAGCTATCAAGTAGCTTTTTCAGCCGTATTTGTTGCTGGTATTATTTTCGTACTTTTATCTTTAACACCTTTTCGGAAAATGTTAATTGAAGCTATCCCTGATAATTTAAAACATGGGATTACGGCGGGAATTGGCTTATTTATCGCTTTTATTGGTATGAGACTAACGGGATTAATCGTCGCTCATCCTTCAAATCTTGTAGCACTAGGGGATTTACATTCGCCTGGAGTACTACTTGCCTTACTGGGGCTAGCCGTTACATTAATATTGATGGCACTTAAGGTACATGGCGCATTATTTTTAGGGATGATTGTAACTGGTGTCGTGGCATTATTAACAGGTCATCTTTCATTTGACCAAGGGTTTGTCGAATTGCCATCTCTACCTGAAGGGATTATTATTGCTAATCCGATTACAGCATTTGCTGAAGTATGGGATCACGCTCTTTTCGCTGTTGTCTTCTCCTTTTTACTTGTTACGATCTTTGATACAACAGGCACAATGATTGGCGTTGCCCATCAAGCGGGTTTAATGAAAGGTAATTCAATGCCGCGTGTACGCCAAGCACTTTTGGCAGATTCGGTAGCTGCCACTGCTGGTGCGATGTTTGGAACAAGCCCGACGAGCGCTTATATCGAATCATCATCAGGTGTTGCAGCAGGTGGCCGCACTGGCTTAACAACTGTCACTGTTTCCGTTCTCTTTATTATTGCGGCATTTTTTGGCCCGCTCGTTAGTGCTGTATCAGGGCTTTCTGCAATTACTGCACCAGCACTCATTATTGTAGGCAGTTTAATGATGGGTTCTATTGCACAGATCAAGTGGGATGAAATAGAAGAAGCATTCCCAGCATTTTTAATTATTTTGAGTATGCCACTTACATCCAGCATTGCAACAGGAATCGCCCTAGGATTTATTTCTTACCCATTATTAAAAGTTGTTACAGGAAAATGGCGTTCTGTTCATCCGATCGTATACGTTTTTGCTGTATTGTTCTTTTATCAACTCGCATTTCTACCACATTAA
- a CDS encoding ABC transporter ATP-binding protein yields the protein MLKLEQINKVFNEATPDEKIALDQINLVLKSGDFVTVIGSNGAGKSTMMNMISGALTPDIGDIKIAGKNVTKLPEYKRSVLIGRVFQDPMAGTAPSMTIEENLAMAFSRSKKRGLRKGVDKKRRAFFRESLATLHLNLEDRLNAKVGMLSGGERQALSLLMATFTQPSILLLDEHTAALDPTRAETITNLTKQLVEKDRLTTLMVTHNMQQALDLGNRLIMMDKGQIILEVEAEEKKKLTIDKLMAEFQRIRGEKLTNDRALLSV from the coding sequence TTGCTGAAACTCGAACAGATTAATAAAGTATTTAATGAAGCAACACCTGACGAAAAAATTGCCCTTGATCAAATTAATCTAGTGCTAAAGTCAGGGGATTTTGTAACAGTCATCGGTAGCAATGGCGCCGGAAAATCAACAATGATGAATATGATTTCCGGTGCGCTTACTCCAGATATTGGCGATATTAAAATAGCAGGTAAGAATGTTACAAAATTACCAGAATATAAGCGTTCTGTGCTAATTGGGAGAGTGTTTCAAGATCCTATGGCTGGTACTGCTCCTTCCATGACAATTGAAGAAAATTTAGCGATGGCATTCTCAAGAAGTAAAAAGCGAGGTTTGAGAAAAGGGGTAGATAAGAAGAGACGCGCATTTTTCCGCGAGTCACTTGCCACACTTCATTTGAATCTTGAAGATCGCTTAAACGCAAAAGTAGGCATGCTCTCAGGGGGAGAGAGGCAAGCTTTGTCATTATTGATGGCCACCTTTACCCAGCCTTCTATTCTATTGCTAGATGAGCATACAGCAGCATTAGACCCAACGCGAGCAGAGACGATTACAAATTTAACGAAGCAATTAGTTGAAAAGGATCGATTAACAACGTTAATGGTTACTCATAATATGCAGCAGGCCTTAGATTTAGGTAATCGACTTATTATGATGGATAAAGGACAAATAATCCTTGAAGTAGAAGCAGAAGAGAAAAAGAAATTAACGATTGATAAGCTAATGGCTGAATTCCAACGTATTCGTGGAGAAAAGTTAACGAATGACAGAGCTTTATTATCTGTTTGA
- a CDS encoding ABC transporter permease, whose amino-acid sequence MFLALFGSVEQGIIYAIMALGVYLSFRVLDFPDLTVDGSFVTGAAVAATMIFFGYHPVIATVAALIIGFMAGCVTGLLHTKGKINPLLSGILMMIALYSINLRIMGLTTENSVGRPNIPLLNAETLFSKFQVFWSSLGIDQAINQALATIGMKHLPSTWGTLFLMIIITLLIKFVADWFLQTEVGLAIRATGDNKKMIRSFSANTDNLVIIGLGISNALVAFSGALIAQYAKFSDIGLGIGMIIIGLASVIIGEAIFGTKSIMRTTVAVIIGAIIYRIVLGLALRIELLDTGDMKLITAVIVIIALIMPQFFEKRREKRRKAKRHADRLAQHALNKEGEAVAETRTD is encoded by the coding sequence ATGTTTTTAGCTTTATTTGGCTCTGTTGAGCAAGGAATCATCTATGCAATTATGGCACTTGGAGTATATCTTTCGTTCCGAGTGCTCGATTTTCCTGATTTGACGGTAGATGGAAGCTTTGTAACAGGTGCTGCAGTTGCAGCGACGATGATTTTCTTCGGTTATCATCCCGTGATAGCTACTGTCGCAGCATTAATTATTGGCTTTATGGCAGGTTGTGTGACAGGATTATTGCATACGAAAGGTAAGATAAATCCATTGCTTTCAGGGATTTTAATGATGATTGCTTTATATTCGATTAATTTGCGGATTATGGGCTTAACAACGGAGAATTCCGTTGGAAGACCGAATATTCCTTTGTTAAATGCAGAGACGCTTTTCAGTAAATTTCAAGTATTTTGGAGTTCACTCGGTATCGATCAAGCTATTAATCAAGCTTTGGCAACGATCGGAATGAAACATTTGCCGTCTACTTGGGGAACTTTATTTTTAATGATAATCATTACTTTATTAATTAAGTTTGTAGCAGATTGGTTTTTACAAACAGAAGTTGGCCTTGCGATTCGGGCAACTGGTGATAATAAGAAAATGATTAGAAGTTTTTCAGCTAATACAGATAATCTAGTTATTATCGGCCTTGGAATATCTAATGCGCTTGTCGCATTTTCAGGAGCATTAATTGCTCAATATGCGAAGTTTTCCGATATCGGTTTAGGAATTGGAATGATCATCATCGGATTAGCTTCTGTTATAATTGGTGAGGCGATATTTGGCACGAAATCAATTATGCGAACAACGGTTGCAGTTATTATCGGAGCAATTATATATCGAATTGTTTTAGGACTAGCACTCAGAATTGAATTGTTAGATACAGGCGATATGAAATTGATTACAGCTGTCATTGTAATCATTGCATTGATCATGCCACAGTTTTTTGAAAAAAGAAGGGAAAAGCGCAGAAAAGCGAAGCGGCATGCCGATCGCTTAGCTCAACATGCTTTAAATAAGGAGGGTGAAGCTGTTGCTGAAACTCGAACAGATTAA
- a CDS encoding ABC transporter substrate-binding protein, giving the protein MNISWKRSVIAIFGAALILAACGGGNTSTPESNKDKGAEKTEETKKFKIGVTQIVEHPSLNAAFDGFKKALEDAGINAEYKVENAQDDKSANTTIATNLVNSGVDLIFANSTPSAQAVASATQDIPIVFTSVTDAVGAELVDSMENPGGNITGTIDNHPDAIPNTLKFLKEELGAKNVGMVFNSGEQNSRAQVDAVKEILESMDMTVKEAAVSTSADVKQATESLIGKVDSLYIITDNTVVSALESVVSVAKDNKLPVMVGEFDSVARGGLASYGFEFYDIGYEAGQMAVKILKGESKPAEMPVQEPQNLKFVMNKETAEAIDLEIKDEWKAEFSK; this is encoded by the coding sequence ATGAATATTAGTTGGAAAAGAAGCGTAATTGCTATCTTCGGTGCCGCTTTAATACTCGCGGCTTGTGGTGGGGGAAATACTTCAACACCAGAGTCTAACAAAGACAAGGGAGCAGAGAAAACCGAGGAGACAAAGAAATTTAAAATCGGTGTAACGCAAATTGTTGAACATCCGTCTCTAAATGCTGCATTTGACGGCTTTAAAAAAGCGTTAGAAGATGCGGGGATTAATGCAGAATATAAAGTAGAAAATGCACAAGACGATAAGAGTGCCAATACTACTATTGCAACAAATCTTGTTAACTCAGGTGTAGATTTGATCTTTGCTAACTCAACGCCAAGCGCACAAGCAGTAGCAAGTGCGACACAGGATATCCCGATTGTTTTTACATCAGTGACTGATGCGGTTGGCGCTGAATTAGTTGATTCAATGGAAAATCCGGGTGGGAATATAACTGGAACTATTGATAATCACCCAGATGCTATTCCGAATACTTTGAAGTTTTTAAAAGAAGAACTTGGAGCAAAAAATGTGGGAATGGTTTTTAACTCTGGAGAGCAAAATTCGCGTGCCCAAGTAGATGCAGTAAAAGAAATCCTTGAAAGTATGGATATGACGGTGAAGGAAGCTGCTGTTTCCACTTCTGCAGATGTAAAGCAAGCGACAGAATCATTAATAGGAAAAGTTGACTCATTATACATCATAACGGATAATACTGTAGTTTCTGCATTAGAGTCTGTTGTATCAGTAGCAAAAGACAATAAACTTCCTGTGATGGTTGGCGAATTCGATTCAGTCGCACGTGGCGGATTAGCTTCTTACGGATTTGAATTTTATGATATTGGTTATGAAGCAGGCCAGATGGCTGTTAAAATCTTAAAAGGTGAAAGCAAACCAGCGGAAATGCCTGTTCAAGAACCGCAAAACTTAAAGTTTGTGATGAATAAAGAAACAGCAGAAGCGATTGACCTAGAAATTAAAGATGAGTGGAAAGCTGAATTTAGTAAATAG
- the yhbH gene encoding sporulation protein YhbH: MANSNHQQYAISQEDWSLHRKGHDDQQRHQEKVQEAIRNNLPDLITEESIIMSDGNDVVKIPIRSLDEYKIRYNYDKNKHVGQGGGDSQVGDVVARDGASQKGPGKGQKAGDQAGEDYYEAEVSMLDLEEALFKELELPNLKRKELDTNQIEHIEYNDIRKTGLMGNIDKKRTMMTAFKRNAMQGEAGFYPIYPEDLKFKTWNEIQKPESSAVVIAMMDTSGSMGVWEKYMARSFFFWMTRFLRTKYETVTIEFIAHHTEAKVVTEEEFFSKGESGGTICSSVYRKALEIIEEKYEPARFNIYPFHFSDGDNLTSDNVRCTKLVNELMEKSNMFGYGEVNQYQRNSTLMSAYKNIKDEKFYYYILKQKSDVFHAMKSFFRKEVDRQFA, encoded by the coding sequence ATGGCAAATTCAAATCACCAACAGTACGCAATTTCCCAAGAAGATTGGTCCCTCCATCGCAAAGGACATGATGATCAACAACGCCACCAAGAAAAAGTGCAGGAGGCCATTCGGAATAATCTGCCTGATTTAATTACAGAAGAAAGCATCATTATGTCTGATGGAAATGATGTTGTGAAAATCCCAATTAGATCATTGGATGAGTATAAGATCCGTTATAATTATGATAAAAACAAACATGTTGGTCAAGGTGGTGGGGACAGCCAGGTTGGAGATGTAGTTGCCCGTGATGGTGCTTCGCAAAAAGGACCTGGTAAAGGTCAGAAAGCAGGAGACCAGGCTGGAGAAGACTATTATGAAGCTGAAGTATCCATGCTTGATCTAGAAGAAGCATTATTTAAGGAATTGGAATTACCTAATCTGAAAAGAAAAGAATTGGATACAAATCAAATAGAACATATTGAGTATAATGATATTCGCAAAACTGGGTTAATGGGTAATATTGATAAAAAGCGAACAATGATGACAGCGTTTAAGCGTAATGCGATGCAAGGGGAGGCTGGTTTTTACCCAATCTATCCTGAGGATCTAAAGTTTAAGACATGGAATGAAATTCAGAAGCCAGAATCAAGTGCAGTTGTTATTGCAATGATGGATACTAGTGGAAGCATGGGGGTCTGGGAAAAGTATATGGCACGCAGCTTTTTCTTCTGGATGACTCGTTTTCTGCGAACGAAATATGAGACAGTAACAATTGAATTTATCGCGCATCATACGGAAGCTAAAGTCGTTACAGAAGAAGAGTTCTTTTCAAAAGGTGAAAGTGGTGGGACGATTTGTTCTTCTGTATACAGAAAAGCATTAGAGATTATTGAAGAGAAATATGAACCCGCTCGTTTTAATATATATCCTTTTCATTTTTCAGATGGGGATAATTTAACCTCTGATAATGTAAGATGTACGAAGCTAGTAAATGAGCTAATGGAAAAGTCGAATATGTTTGGCTATGGTGAAGTGAACCAATACCAGCGGAATTCTACGTTAATGTCAGCTTATAAAAATATTAAAGACGAAAAATTTTATTATTATATATTGAAGCAAAAATCAGATGTATTTCATGCGATGAAAAGCTTTTTTCGAAAAGAAGTGGATCGACAATTTGCATAA
- a CDS encoding GyrI-like domain-containing protein: MTNRGKIPDLWGKYYEEGVEQKILHQEDPSQTLGLYSNYESDVTGEYTFSTGKIVTDINNMPQNMMMMKVPAAKYAVFTTEIGPITEIVPKAWYQIWNWFERKDLERTYSGDFECYDRRSKDPNKTQVDIYIAIK; this comes from the coding sequence ATGACAAATAGGGGTAAAATACCGGATTTATGGGGGAAATACTATGAAGAAGGGGTAGAGCAGAAAATACTACATCAGGAAGATCCATCGCAAACACTTGGATTATATTCTAATTATGAAAGTGATGTTACTGGGGAATACACATTCTCGACTGGAAAAATTGTCACTGATATTAATAATATGCCGCAGAATATGATGATGATGAAGGTACCTGCTGCAAAATACGCTGTGTTTACAACAGAAATAGGCCCTATTACAGAAATCGTACCGAAAGCGTGGTACCAAATTTGGAACTGGTTTGAAAGGAAAGACCTGGAACGGACCTATAGTGGCGATTTTGAATGCTATGATCGAAGAAGTAAAGATCCTAACAAAACACAAGTGGACATTTATATTGCAATTAAATAA
- a CDS encoding zinc ribbon domain-containing protein, with the protein MQTYCQSCSMPMIEAGLYGTEANGNKSKEYCMYCYEQGAFLQSDVTMEEMIDLCTGVLTKEGMKEEEARRLLRNSIPYLNRWRQADLIEPTYIIKGRLYLCRNRC; encoded by the coding sequence ATGCAAACATATTGTCAAAGTTGCAGCATGCCAATGATAGAAGCGGGATTATATGGAACGGAAGCGAATGGTAATAAAAGTAAAGAATATTGTATGTATTGTTATGAGCAAGGAGCTTTTTTACAATCCGATGTAACAATGGAGGAGATGATAGATCTCTGTACCGGAGTTTTAACAAAAGAGGGAATGAAGGAAGAAGAAGCGCGAAGGCTATTAAGGAACTCTATTCCATATTTAAATAGATGGAGGCAAGCAGACCTAATAGAACCGACATACATAATCAAAGGAAGGCTTTATCTTTGTAGGAATAGGTGTTAG
- a CDS encoding helix-turn-helix transcriptional regulator: protein MRLDRLLAMTMILINRKRVRAQELAEMFSVSVRTIYRDIDTLSQAGIPVVTFQGTNGGIGLVEGYRLDKSVLTKEELNAISIALKSVSTSYDDIHTTKILEKIKNISSDHHPETFFIDFSPWGGNPKLKGKITLLKTAIHASLCVRFTYSNSNAVTTVREVEPHTMILKGQTWYLYGFCLLRTQFRLFKLSRMKELSLSETEFERKEVKLEESPWDKEWYHPSRTVLLKITFDRAFQQTMEEIFDLQTITCDESGNCQLVVEMPEDDWMYGFLLSFLDKIEVIEPAHVRTKLKELSISMMNRYR, encoded by the coding sequence GTGAGATTAGACAGGCTTTTAGCGATGACAATGATATTGATTAATAGAAAACGAGTACGGGCTCAGGAATTAGCGGAAATGTTTTCTGTTTCAGTTCGTACCATTTATCGTGATATAGATACACTTAGTCAAGCTGGAATTCCTGTTGTAACCTTTCAAGGAACAAACGGAGGAATTGGGCTTGTTGAAGGATATAGGCTAGATAAAAGCGTATTGACAAAAGAAGAACTTAATGCTATTTCTATCGCTTTAAAAAGTGTTTCGACCTCTTATGATGACATACATACAACAAAGATTTTGGAAAAAATAAAAAATATATCAAGTGATCATCATCCTGAAACATTTTTTATTGATTTTAGTCCGTGGGGAGGAAATCCGAAACTGAAAGGAAAAATAACATTATTAAAAACGGCGATACATGCATCATTATGTGTGCGGTTTACATATTCGAATAGTAATGCAGTAACAACAGTAAGAGAAGTTGAACCACATACAATGATATTAAAAGGACAGACATGGTATCTATATGGTTTTTGTTTATTGAGGACGCAATTTAGATTGTTTAAATTGTCGAGAATGAAAGAATTGTCTTTAAGTGAAACAGAATTTGAAAGAAAAGAAGTAAAATTAGAAGAGTCACCATGGGATAAAGAATGGTATCATCCTTCAAGAACCGTATTATTAAAGATTACTTTTGATCGTGCGTTTCAGCAAACAATGGAGGAAATCTTTGATCTGCAAACAATTACTTGTGATGAAAGCGGAAACTGTCAGCTAGTCGTAGAAATGCCAGAGGATGATTGGATGTACGGTTTTTTATTAAGTTTTCTAGACAAAATTGAAGTAATAGAACCAGCTCATGTCCGTACGAAGCTGAAAGAACTGTCAATTAGCATGATGAATAGATATAGATAA